A single genomic interval of Helicoverpa armigera isolate CAAS_96S chromosome 13, ASM3070526v1, whole genome shotgun sequence harbors:
- the LOC110383427 gene encoding arrestin domain-containing protein 17 — translation MGVVCQILINRNEEGFFRAGQVVTGTLKYDIDEPTRYESIDLSFLGRGKCHWSRKEGKHNRHYRNKEVYVSVTMDLFSSAPDQKVEAGTYEYPFQFLLPDTIPASFKDIICQIQYRVIAKFLQNNFFNKGDTFEAEVPVYGYVGPWAPEPLIFGLKKYFFTCSPQNTVTVKAEIDKTILIPGENICLRVTVNNDSNIPVIIRSEIIKCLTYTASNSKATKIVKEVIPGTVECSPSVKEFRMTEFTRLIPTLRTMYSIQNTVVMIGEYKVKVTGVVPCPHINASVEVPVVIGERRHRLKPRAPDPE, via the coding sequence ATGGGTGTGGTGTGTCAGATACTGATCAATAGAAATGAAGAAGGTTTCTTCAGAGCCGGTCAAGTCGTTACAGGAACTCTGAAATATGATATAGACGAGCCTACGAGGTACGAAAGTATTGATCTCTCATTTCTGGGCAGAGGGAAATGTCATTGGTCAAGAAAAGAAGGAAAACATAACAGACATTACAGAAATAAAGAAGTGTACGTATCAGTTACTATGGACCTATTTTCATCTGCACCTGATCAAAAAGTTGAAGCTGGAACTTATGAATATCCGTTCCAATTCTTACTCCCTGATACAATACCAGCATCCTTTAAGGATATAATCTGCCAGATCCAGTACAGAGTAATAGCAAAATTTCTACAAAACAATTTCTTTAACAAAGGAGATACATTCGAAGCTGAGGTCCCAGTTTACGGGTACGTCGGCCCATGGGCACCAGAGCCCTTAATATTTGGCCTCAAAAAATACTTCTTCACATGTTCACCGCAAAACACAGTGACTGTAAAAGCGGAGATAGACAAAACAATACTGATACCCGGAGAAAATATTTGTCTGCGAGTGACAGTGAATAATGATTCCAATATACCAGTGATAATCAGAAGTGAAATAATCAAGTGTTTAACGTACACAGCATCGAATAGTAAGGCGACGAAAATCGTGAAAGAAGTGATTCCAGGTACAGTTGAGTGTTCTCCAAGTGTGAAGGAATTTAGAATGACGGAATTCACTCGATTGATTCCGACGCTAAGAACGATGTATTCTATACAGAATACGGTTGTGATGATAGGAGAATATAAGGTGAAGGTGACAGGTGTGGTGCCGTGCCCTCATATTAATGCTTCTGTGGAAGTGCCCGTCGTGATTGGAGAGAGAAGACATAGACTGAAGCCTAGGGCTCCAGATCCTGAATAA
- the LOC135117712 gene encoding arrestin domain-containing protein 2-like, whose amino-acid sequence MSPKCQIIINGLREGHLIAGQRVTGTVKFAIYKTIRYDSIDILFVGCGQCYFTSELLDGEYETITLSNEERYVFINKNLFKPAEDQMFEPGDYEYPFEFSLPDDVPSSVKTASCDIQYKIFVKFSRKGTFISKSENDLTVPVYGYVKPCSRQPLTFKVEKKLLSFNPNNKITVKGEIDRTCLKPGDSIHLTMTVTNDSNVDIYIKSQLVYFNTYISKGESPSKHIEKGSIPGTKETSPTIRANSVLELERTIPILDTLYSIQNSKIMVGEFKVKVTVKAPFPHGKAYARVPVVIGWRKEEHESLIQRDLPPSYSEAIRGNN is encoded by the coding sequence ATGAGTCCCAAGTGTCAGATAATTATAAACGGCCTAAGAGAAGGACATTTGATAGCCGGGCAACGTGTGACAGGAACAGTGAAGTTTGCTATCTATAAGACAATTCGGTACGAcagtattgatattttattcgtGGGCTGTGGACAGTGTTATTTTACAAGTGAACTTTTAGATGGAGAATATGAAACAATTACGCTCAGCAACGAGGAACGGTATGTCTTCATcaacaagaatttatttaaaccaGCTGAAGACCAGATGTTTGAGCCTGGAGATTATGAATACCCATTTGAGTTTTCGCTCCCAGATGATGTACCATCGTCAGTTAAGACTGCCTCTTGTGACATACAGTACAAAATTTTCGTGAAATTTTCACGAAAAGGAACTTTTATCTCTAAAAGTGAAAATGATCTTACAGTGCCTGTTTATGGATATGTGAAGCCCTGCAGTCGACAGCCATTAACCTTTAAAGTCGAGAAAAAACTACTTTCCTTCAATCCAAACAATAAGATCACAGTAAAGGGAGAAATAGACAGAACATGTTTAAAACCAGGCGATAGCATTCATCTGACGATGACGGTGACGAATGACTCAAATGTCGACATTTATATCAAAAGTCAGCTCGTTTATTTCAACACTTATATATCTAAAGGGGAATCTCCCTCTAAACACATTGAAAAAGGGAGCATACCAGGGACCAAAGAAACTTCTCCTACTATAAGGGCAAATAGTGTGTTAGAACTAGAAAGAACTATACCAATACTTGATACGTTATATTCGATACAAAATTCGAAGATAATGGTCGGAGAATTTAAGGTTAAAGTGACGGTTAAAGCACCTTTTCCTCATGGTAAAGCATATGCACGAGTCCCAGTAGTGATTGGATGGAGAAAAGAAGAACACGAGAGTCTTATCCAGCGTGATCTGCCACCTTCATATTCAGAAGCTATCAGAGGAAATAATTAG